From one Variovorax sp. PBL-H6 genomic stretch:
- a CDS encoding AMP nucleosidase, whose product MPYMPTFIAPARFSDSAAVLEQVRLIYDSGLAHLREAMQRFIAGESLPGRVRACYPFVRVHTHTVSRRTPAANAWLSYGFVAGPGRYETTLTRPDLFERYYREQFRLLLENHEVELEVGTSTQPIPIHFSFAENEHIEGTMSEERRVLMRDVFDLPDLAAMDDGIANGTFEARPGEPQPLALFTAARVDYSLHRLRHYTGTAPEWFQNFVLFTNYQFYIDEFVRLGREAMADEKSEYIAFIEPGNVVTRRRGLEAGSSAFYGALLDGSQGTPPGRLPQMPAYHLVREDCSGISMVNIGVGPANAKTITDHVAVLRPHAWMMLGHCAGLRQGQQLGDYVLAHAYVREDHVLDEELPLWVPIPALSEIQLALEKAVADVTGMQGTQLKKIMRTGTVASTDNRNWELLPGNQPQRRFSQSRAVALDMESATIAANGFRFRVPYGTLLCVSDKPLHGEIKLPGMANHFYRERVEQHLRIGMAAIDVLRREGSSRLHSRKLRSFAEVAFQ is encoded by the coding sequence ATGCCCTACATGCCCACCTTCATCGCCCCGGCCCGCTTTTCCGATTCCGCCGCCGTTCTCGAGCAGGTACGGCTTATCTATGACAGCGGCCTCGCGCACCTGCGAGAGGCGATGCAGCGCTTCATCGCCGGCGAGAGCCTGCCGGGCCGGGTGCGTGCCTGCTATCCCTTCGTGCGGGTGCACACCCACACCGTGTCGCGCCGCACACCGGCGGCCAACGCGTGGCTGAGCTATGGCTTCGTGGCCGGGCCTGGCCGCTACGAGACCACGCTGACGCGGCCCGATCTCTTCGAGCGCTACTACCGCGAGCAATTTCGCCTGCTGCTCGAGAACCATGAGGTCGAGCTCGAGGTCGGCACCAGCACCCAGCCGATCCCGATCCACTTCTCGTTTGCGGAGAACGAGCACATCGAAGGCACCATGAGCGAAGAGAGGCGCGTGCTGATGCGCGATGTCTTCGACCTGCCGGACCTGGCCGCGATGGACGACGGCATCGCCAACGGCACCTTCGAAGCACGGCCCGGCGAGCCGCAGCCGCTCGCGCTCTTCACCGCGGCGCGGGTGGACTACTCGCTGCACCGGCTGCGCCACTACACCGGCACCGCGCCCGAGTGGTTCCAGAACTTCGTCCTCTTCACCAACTACCAGTTCTACATCGACGAGTTCGTGCGTCTGGGGCGGGAGGCGATGGCCGACGAGAAGAGCGAGTACATCGCCTTCATCGAGCCGGGCAACGTGGTCACGCGGCGCCGCGGACTGGAGGCCGGCTCGAGCGCCTTCTACGGCGCGCTGCTCGACGGCAGCCAGGGCACGCCGCCCGGGCGCCTGCCGCAGATGCCGGCCTACCACCTTGTGCGCGAGGACTGCAGCGGCATCAGCATGGTCAACATCGGGGTCGGCCCGGCCAATGCCAAGACCATCACCGACCACGTCGCGGTGCTGCGGCCGCATGCCTGGATGATGCTCGGCCATTGCGCCGGCCTGCGCCAGGGACAGCAGCTGGGCGACTACGTGCTGGCCCACGCCTACGTGCGCGAGGACCATGTGCTCGACGAGGAACTCCCGCTGTGGGTGCCGATCCCTGCGCTCTCGGAAATCCAGCTCGCACTGGAGAAGGCGGTGGCCGATGTCACCGGCATGCAGGGCACCCAGCTCAAGAAGATCATGCGCACCGGCACCGTGGCGAGTACCGACAACCGCAACTGGGAGCTCCTGCCCGGCAACCAGCCGCAGCGCCGCTTCAGCCAGAGCCGCGCGGTGGCGCTCGACATGGAGAGCGCGACGATCGCGGCCAACGGCTTTCGGTTTCGCGTGCCCTACGGCACCCTGCTGTGCGTCAGCGACAAGCCGCTGCACGGCGAGATCAAGCTGCCCGGCATGGCCAACCATTTCTACCGCGAGCGCGTCGAGCAGCACCTGCGCATCGGCATGGCCGCGATCGACGTGTTGCGGCGCGAGGGCTCGAGCCGCCTGCACAGCCGCAAGTTGCGCAGTTTTGCGGAAGTGGCGTTCCAGTAG
- a CDS encoding Bug family tripartite tricarboxylate transporter substrate binding protein, protein MVDSTRRIFNSWLAATAAATAACMTPASVLAQAAKPAPAAAAAAIPRLRIVIPANEGGGWDQTGRALGAAMTAAGAVAQVEYENIGGKGGTIGLARYVEKYDADPDAVLMSGMVMVGAVALQKPAVDMSRIAPLARLTSDYEVVVVKGDSPIVTAKDLIAKMRADPANTIIAGGSAGGVDHMFAGILSRAAGNTSALVYQPFAGGAQVVSAVESGKAVAGISGYSEFSENIASGKLRAIGVSSKNAFMGVSSVRQQGVDADLANWRGVFTGKAVPVQRQAVLLDAVRRAVATDAWQKSLKRSNWDGYWMEGKDFRGFLELDQSMAGILTYILKLKS, encoded by the coding sequence ATGGTTGATTCGACGCGCCGCATCTTCAACTCCTGGCTCGCCGCCACGGCCGCCGCCACCGCCGCCTGCATGACGCCGGCATCCGTGTTGGCCCAGGCCGCGAAGCCCGCCCCCGCAGCCGCTGCCGCTGCGATCCCGCGGCTGCGCATCGTCATTCCCGCCAACGAAGGCGGCGGCTGGGACCAGACCGGGCGAGCGCTCGGCGCGGCCATGACGGCCGCCGGCGCGGTGGCGCAGGTCGAGTACGAGAACATCGGCGGCAAGGGCGGCACCATCGGGCTGGCGCGCTACGTCGAGAAGTACGACGCCGACCCCGATGCCGTGCTGATGAGCGGCATGGTGATGGTCGGCGCCGTCGCGCTGCAGAAGCCCGCGGTGGACATGAGCCGCATCGCGCCGCTGGCGCGCCTGACCAGCGATTACGAGGTGGTAGTGGTGAAAGGCGACTCGCCCATCGTGACGGCCAAGGACCTGATCGCCAAGATGCGCGCCGATCCGGCCAACACCATCATCGCAGGCGGCTCGGCCGGCGGGGTCGATCACATGTTCGCGGGCATCCTGTCGCGCGCAGCCGGCAACACCTCCGCGCTGGTCTACCAGCCCTTTGCGGGTGGGGCGCAGGTCGTGTCGGCCGTGGAGTCGGGCAAGGCCGTGGCCGGTATCTCCGGCTACAGCGAATTCAGTGAAAACATCGCAAGCGGCAAGCTCCGTGCGATCGGCGTGTCGTCGAAGAATGCCTTCATGGGCGTATCCTCGGTTCGGCAACAGGGCGTCGACGCCGACCTCGCCAACTGGCGCGGCGTCTTCACCGGCAAGGCGGTGCCCGTGCAGCGACAGGCCGTGCTGCTCGACGCCGTGCGGCGTGCCGTCGCCACAGACGCCTGGCAGAAAAGCCTCAAGCGCAGCAACTGGGACGGCTACTGGATGGAAGGAAAAGACTTCCGGGGCTTCCTCGAACTGGACCAGTCGATGGCCGGCATCCTGACCTACATCCTCAAGCTGAAAAGCTGA
- a CDS encoding ArsR/SmtB family transcription factor, with the protein MDASNADTHLARLAGAIAEPARARMLCCLLDGHARTATELAAVGEVAASTASAHLARLKEQRLVESVAQGKHRYFRLAGSEVAAVLEGLLVVAGAPRSEFKPGTPSRLRAARTCYDHMAGTAGVALHDRLHAQGWLHATAGGDDYELTAEGAIALESLGIDIDGARRSRRRFACACLDWSERRPHLGGALGAACLQLSLRRGWVRQALDGRALALTPKAQREIPELFGP; encoded by the coding sequence ATGGATGCATCGAATGCCGACACCCACCTGGCGCGCCTGGCCGGCGCAATCGCCGAGCCGGCCCGGGCGCGCATGCTCTGCTGCCTGCTGGACGGCCATGCCCGCACGGCCACCGAGCTGGCGGCGGTCGGCGAGGTCGCGGCCTCCACCGCAAGCGCCCACCTGGCAAGGCTGAAGGAGCAGCGGCTGGTCGAATCGGTGGCGCAGGGCAAGCACCGCTACTTCCGTCTTGCTGGCAGCGAGGTGGCCGCGGTGCTCGAGGGATTGCTGGTGGTGGCCGGCGCGCCGCGCAGCGAGTTCAAGCCGGGCACGCCGAGCCGGCTGCGCGCGGCACGCACCTGCTACGACCACATGGCCGGCACGGCCGGCGTGGCGCTGCACGACCGGCTGCATGCCCAGGGATGGCTGCATGCTACGGCAGGAGGCGACGATTACGAGCTCACGGCCGAGGGCGCGATAGCGCTGGAAAGCCTGGGCATCGACATCGACGGAGCGCGCCGTTCGCGCCGGCGCTTCGCCTGCGCCTGTCTTGACTGGAGCGAGCGGCGACCGCATCTCGGTGGCGCGCTGGGCGCCGCCTGCCTGCAGTTGTCGCTGCGCCGCGGCTGGGTGCGCCAGGCGCTCGACGGCCGCGCGCTCGCGTTGACGCCCAAGGCGCAGCGTGAAATTCCTGAACTGTTCGGGCCTTGA
- a CDS encoding cytochrome P450 — MEEPHIALPADAVAAVTHPDPYAWYARLREGPPLMRDARLGLWVASRAEVLQEAFANPALRVRPAAEPVPRAVAGTPAGELFGRLVRMNDGAPHAAHKPLLQRALAGLELRGVRADMRRVAEQVPASTVAQACFAWPVAGVAHLMGFADEELSVLADWTHDFIACLSPLSTEAQLDGASKAAAALMARFEAVVAARPAREGSLLAAVRAQALGDASHPLVANLVGLLSQTCEATAGLMGNSLVALAREPGANDAISARPELLAPLVEETARHDPSVQNTRRFVAEPTAVAGTRLEAGDTVLLVMGAANRDPRLNAQPDRFLLDRDSRRLLGFGHGPHGCPGQALACTLAAAGVEVLLARGLDLPALRERGWGYRPSVNARIPVFH, encoded by the coding sequence ATGGAAGAACCGCACATTGCCCTGCCCGCCGACGCCGTCGCGGCCGTCACCCATCCCGACCCCTATGCCTGGTACGCGCGCTTGCGGGAAGGCCCGCCACTCATGCGCGACGCGCGCCTGGGCCTCTGGGTCGCGAGCCGGGCCGAGGTGCTGCAGGAGGCCTTCGCCAACCCTGCGTTGCGGGTGCGTCCGGCTGCAGAGCCAGTGCCGCGCGCTGTCGCGGGTACGCCGGCCGGCGAACTCTTCGGCAGGCTGGTGCGCATGAACGACGGTGCACCGCATGCCGCTCACAAGCCCCTGCTGCAGCGAGCGTTGGCCGGTCTCGAGTTGCGCGGCGTGCGCGCGGACATGCGGCGCGTTGCGGAGCAGGTTCCGGCCTCTACCGTGGCGCAGGCCTGCTTCGCCTGGCCGGTCGCGGGCGTGGCCCATCTGATGGGCTTCGCGGATGAAGAACTGTCGGTTCTTGCGGACTGGACGCACGATTTCATCGCCTGCCTCTCGCCGCTTTCCACCGAGGCCCAGCTGGACGGCGCCAGCAAGGCGGCTGCGGCGCTGATGGCGCGCTTCGAAGCCGTCGTGGCGGCACGGCCGGCACGTGAGGGCAGCCTCCTGGCGGCAGTGCGCGCACAAGCGCTCGGCGACGCATCGCACCCGCTGGTGGCCAACCTCGTCGGCCTCTTGTCGCAGACCTGCGAGGCCACCGCCGGGCTGATGGGCAACAGCCTGGTCGCGCTGGCGCGCGAGCCCGGCGCCAACGATGCGATCTCCGCCCGTCCTGAACTGCTTGCGCCGTTGGTGGAGGAAACGGCACGCCACGACCCTTCGGTTCAGAACACCCGCCGCTTCGTCGCCGAACCCACCGCCGTGGCAGGGACGCGCCTCGAGGCAGGCGACACAGTGCTGCTGGTGATGGGGGCGGCGAACCGCGATCCGCGCCTGAACGCGCAGCCCGATCGTTTCTTGCTCGACCGCGACAGTCGGCGCTTGCTGGGCTTCGGCCACGGCCCGCACGGCTGCCCGGGCCAGGCGCTGGCCTGCACGCTGGCGGCGGCGGGGGTCGAGGTGCTGCTGGCGCGTGGCCTCGATCTGCCCGCGTTGCGCGAGCGCGGCTGGGGTTATCGGCCCTCGGTCAATGCCCGCATCCCCGTCTTCCATTGA
- a CDS encoding pyridoxamine 5'-phosphate oxidase family protein gives MNALAWHEGERMLQARAGIAERMAEIGPRVLRDYMPEQHRSFFAQLPFLVAGSLDGEGRPWASVLAAAPGFAHSPDPRHLRVDVLPQANDPLAAALAVGAQVGLLGIEPHTRRRNRLNGTVHALDARGFSIEVGQSFGNCPRYIQAREPVFVGGAPAPGFGPRVHGLDAKARRMVRAADTFFIATAHPSAANPRLPAEGVDVSHRGGRPGFVRVEGEGTLTAPDFTGNSFFNTLGNLALNPVAGLLFVDFESGDLLQLSVRAEVLWDGPQVEAFAGAERLLRMEVLAAQHAPGALPVRFGPASLSPFLEATGLWPEER, from the coding sequence ATGAACGCGCTTGCCTGGCACGAAGGCGAACGCATGCTGCAGGCGCGTGCCGGCATCGCCGAGCGCATGGCGGAAATCGGGCCGCGCGTACTGCGCGACTACATGCCCGAGCAGCACCGTAGCTTCTTCGCACAGCTGCCCTTCCTGGTCGCCGGCAGCCTGGATGGCGAAGGGCGCCCCTGGGCCAGCGTTCTGGCAGCCGCACCCGGCTTTGCCCATTCGCCCGACCCGCGGCATCTGCGGGTCGACGTGCTGCCGCAGGCCAACGATCCGCTCGCAGCAGCGTTGGCGGTCGGCGCGCAAGTCGGTCTGCTCGGCATCGAGCCGCATACGCGGCGCCGCAACCGCTTGAATGGCACCGTCCATGCGCTCGATGCACGGGGCTTTTCGATCGAGGTGGGTCAGAGCTTCGGCAACTGCCCGAGGTACATCCAGGCGCGCGAACCGGTGTTCGTCGGCGGCGCGCCGGCACCGGGCTTCGGGCCGCGTGTGCATGGCCTGGACGCGAAAGCCCGGCGCATGGTGCGTGCGGCCGACACCTTCTTCATCGCCACGGCGCATCCCTCGGCGGCCAATCCACGCTTGCCGGCCGAAGGTGTCGACGTCTCGCACCGGGGTGGGCGCCCGGGCTTCGTGCGTGTCGAAGGCGAAGGCACGTTGACGGCGCCGGACTTCACCGGCAACAGCTTCTTCAACACGCTGGGCAACCTCGCGCTGAATCCGGTGGCCGGATTGCTCTTCGTCGACTTCGAGTCGGGGGACCTGCTGCAGTTGTCGGTGAGAGCCGAGGTGCTGTGGGATGGACCGCAGGTCGAAGCCTTTGCAGGCGCCGAACGCTTGCTGCGGATGGAAGTGCTGGCTGCCCAACATGCCCCGGGCGCGCTGCCGGTTCGCTTCGGGCCGGCGAGCCTCTCGCCCTTTCTGGAGGCGACGGGTCTCTGGCCGGAAGAGCGCTGA
- a CDS encoding LysR family transcriptional regulator, protein MDRLKAMQTFVQIAEQGSLTKAADALESSLPAVVRSLAALEAHLGVRLFHRTTRRISLTEEGRQYLQSAREVLAAADAADRALSQEAAEPAGQLTVTAPVLFGHMYVAPAIVRFLKRYDRMRCSVLLHDRTVNLLEEGVDVGIRISPLEDSSLVAQQLGTIRRVAVASPDYLRTHGTPRHPRELLDANCVRVHPGAPVHFRDNGRTFAVAARGNLEFNHIAPAVEACAAGMGFGFFFSYQVLPLVGAGRLRIVLEDFELAPRPVSLIYPHARLLPARTRAFIEWMKNEFEGLRL, encoded by the coding sequence ATGGACCGTCTCAAAGCCATGCAGACCTTCGTGCAGATCGCCGAGCAAGGTAGCCTGACCAAGGCCGCCGATGCGCTCGAGAGCTCACTGCCCGCGGTGGTCCGCTCGCTGGCCGCGCTGGAGGCGCACCTCGGCGTGCGCCTCTTCCACCGCACCACGCGCCGCATCTCGCTGACCGAGGAAGGCCGCCAGTACCTGCAGAGCGCGCGCGAGGTGCTGGCTGCGGCCGACGCCGCCGACCGGGCACTGAGCCAGGAGGCGGCCGAGCCCGCCGGGCAGCTCACCGTCACTGCGCCCGTGCTCTTCGGTCACATGTACGTGGCGCCGGCCATCGTGCGTTTCCTGAAGCGCTACGACAGGATGCGTTGCAGCGTGCTGCTGCACGACCGCACGGTGAATCTGTTGGAAGAGGGCGTCGATGTCGGCATCCGCATCAGCCCGCTGGAGGACTCGTCGCTGGTGGCCCAGCAGCTCGGCACCATCCGCCGCGTGGCGGTCGCGAGCCCGGACTACCTGCGCACCCACGGCACGCCACGGCATCCGCGAGAGTTGCTGGACGCCAACTGCGTGCGCGTCCACCCGGGCGCGCCCGTGCACTTCCGCGACAACGGCCGCACTTTTGCGGTCGCGGCTCGCGGCAACCTGGAGTTCAACCACATCGCGCCGGCGGTGGAAGCTTGCGCCGCCGGCATGGGCTTCGGCTTCTTCTTCTCCTACCAGGTGCTTCCGCTGGTGGGGGCGGGGCGGCTTCGTATCGTGCTCGAGGACTTCGAGCTGGCGCCGCGGCCGGTGAGCCTGATCTACCCGCATGCGCGGCTGCTGCCGGCGCGCACGCGAGCCTTCATCGAATGGATGAAGAACGAGTTCGAGGGGCTTCGGCTTTAG
- a CDS encoding ATP-binding cassette domain-containing protein: MEPDEFGPLRHNDPVPTPSAPLFQASHLHKRYGATTVVDDLSFTIAPGECLGVIGPNGAGKTTTIRMCLGLTAPDGGRIEALGGLSMPRDARAIKAQLGVVSQFDTLDPDFSCAENLMVYARYFGMRWRQIAPRIPELLEFASLSHKADVRPGELSGGMRRRLSLARALVNDPKLLMLDEPTTGLDPQARHLMWERLQLLLQQGKSILLTTHFMDEAERLCSRLIVIDHGRKIAEGRPRDLIAEYLEPDVVEVYGNGALGLAQSPLKDYAARVEVSGETVFFYTQDARGLLNALDSHKGLRTFHRPANLEDLFLKLTGRQIREDA; the protein is encoded by the coding sequence ATGGAGCCCGATGAATTTGGCCCGCTGCGCCACAATGACCCGGTGCCTACTCCGTCCGCCCCACTCTTCCAAGCGAGTCACCTGCACAAGCGCTACGGCGCGACCACGGTGGTCGACGACCTCTCGTTCACCATCGCCCCTGGCGAATGCCTGGGGGTGATCGGCCCCAACGGCGCCGGCAAGACCACCACCATCCGCATGTGCCTGGGGCTCACCGCGCCCGACGGCGGCCGCATCGAGGCGCTGGGCGGGCTCTCGATGCCGCGCGACGCACGCGCGATCAAGGCGCAGCTCGGCGTGGTGAGCCAGTTCGACACCCTGGACCCCGACTTCAGCTGCGCCGAGAACCTGATGGTCTATGCCCGCTACTTCGGCATGCGCTGGCGCCAGATCGCGCCGCGCATTCCGGAGCTGCTGGAGTTCGCTTCGCTGTCGCACAAGGCCGATGTCCGGCCGGGCGAGCTGTCCGGCGGAATGCGGCGCCGGCTGTCGCTGGCGCGCGCGCTGGTCAACGACCCGAAGCTGCTGATGCTCGACGAGCCCACCACCGGCCTGGACCCGCAGGCGCGCCATCTCATGTGGGAGCGCTTGCAGCTGCTGCTGCAGCAGGGCAAGTCCATCCTGCTGACCACCCACTTCATGGACGAGGCCGAGCGCCTGTGCTCGCGGCTGATCGTGATCGACCATGGGCGCAAGATCGCTGAAGGCCGCCCGCGCGACCTGATCGCCGAATATCTCGAGCCCGACGTGGTCGAGGTCTACGGCAATGGCGCGCTCGGGTTGGCGCAGTCGCCGCTCAAGGACTACGCCGCGCGCGTCGAGGTCAGCGGCGAGACGGTGTTCTTCTACACGCAGGATGCGCGCGGGCTGCTGAACGCACTCGACAGCCACAAGGGCCTGCGGACCTTTCATCGGCCCGCGAACCTCGAGGATCTGTTCCTCAAGCTGACAGGCCGCCAGATCCGGGAAGATGCTTGA
- a CDS encoding ABC transporter permease: protein MSASIDDALPAAPSVWRPPELSMRWWPVFLRNLLVWRKLAIPSLIGNIAEPLIWLVAFGYGMGALVGQVSVDGAKVPYILFLASGSICMSSMNAASFEALYSAFSRMHVQKTWDGIMNAPVGLDDVVLAEMLWAAFKAIFTTTAILFVMLALGISHSPKLLVAWLVLAGVGVTFSCIALIFNALAKGYDFFTYYFTLFMTPMMFLSGVFFPLDQLPGLVHRIANWLPLANAVALVRPLFMDQWPKDWGWPAVVLVVYTVGAFWVALGLTRKRFRA, encoded by the coding sequence ATGAGCGCCTCGATCGATGACGCACTGCCAGCCGCGCCTTCGGTGTGGCGGCCGCCCGAGCTGTCGATGCGCTGGTGGCCGGTGTTCCTGCGCAACCTGCTGGTGTGGCGCAAGCTTGCGATTCCCAGCCTGATCGGCAACATCGCCGAACCGCTGATCTGGCTGGTGGCGTTCGGCTATGGCATGGGGGCGCTGGTGGGGCAGGTGTCGGTGGACGGCGCCAAGGTGCCCTACATCCTGTTTCTTGCCAGCGGCTCGATTTGCATGAGCTCGATGAACGCCGCTTCCTTCGAGGCGCTCTATTCGGCGTTCTCGCGCATGCACGTGCAGAAGACCTGGGACGGCATCATGAACGCGCCTGTAGGGCTCGACGACGTGGTGCTCGCGGAGATGCTGTGGGCCGCCTTCAAGGCCATCTTCACCACCACCGCGATCCTGTTCGTGATGCTGGCGCTGGGCATCAGCCACAGCCCCAAACTGCTGGTCGCCTGGCTGGTGCTCGCGGGCGTCGGCGTGACGTTCTCATGCATCGCGCTGATCTTCAACGCGCTGGCGAAGGGGTACGACTTCTTCACCTACTACTTCACGCTGTTCATGACACCGATGATGTTCTTGTCCGGCGTGTTCTTTCCGCTGGATCAACTGCCTGGGCTGGTGCATCGGATCGCGAACTGGCTGCCGCTGGCGAACGCGGTGGCGCTGGTGCGGCCGCTGTTCATGGATCAATGGCCGAAGGATTGGGGGTGGCCTGCGGTTGTGCTGGTGGTGTATACGGTAGGGGCGTTCTGGGTGGCGTTGGGGCTGACTCGGAAGCGGTTTCGGGCTTGA
- a CDS encoding DUF445 domain-containing protein: MKRVALALLGAAALLYAVATALGARHPNPAWGYVAAFAEAAMVGAIADWFAVVALFRHPMGLPIPHTAIIPSNKDRIGARLAGFICNNFLSTQQVLSKLEQLDPAARLARWLAQPTHAATLGAHLVSAARYGLAAFDDTRVREFLGRAAAAGLAQVDMARLSGQALDALTAHGRHQALLDDLLAQVAAAVEGEEVQAQITEAIAREIRALRYVGLDQVTARLATRKVVSAAARTVADMAGDPAHPVRQRFDAFMHEFVHKLKTDPEFKRRGEAIRAELQAHPAIGEYLHGLWSELLAWLHDDLAKSDSEIRRRIVAMAGTLGARLEADEAMRRWINEQIVDAAPRAIERYREDIRRYIVERVGQWNAEEMSVELEKHIGRDLQFIRVNGTLVGGLVGLLIHSVTQALA; the protein is encoded by the coding sequence CTGAAGCGCGTCGCCCTCGCCCTGCTCGGCGCCGCCGCACTTCTCTATGCGGTGGCGACGGCGCTCGGTGCTCGGCATCCCAATCCCGCCTGGGGTTACGTCGCGGCCTTTGCCGAGGCCGCAATGGTGGGCGCGATCGCCGACTGGTTCGCGGTGGTCGCGCTCTTTCGGCATCCCATGGGGTTGCCCATTCCGCACACCGCGATCATCCCGTCGAACAAGGACCGCATCGGCGCGCGGCTGGCAGGCTTCATCTGCAACAACTTCCTGAGCACCCAGCAGGTGCTGTCAAAGCTGGAGCAGCTCGATCCGGCCGCTCGGCTGGCCCGCTGGCTCGCGCAACCCACGCATGCCGCCACGCTCGGCGCTCACCTGGTGAGCGCGGCGCGGTACGGACTGGCGGCCTTCGACGACACGCGCGTGCGCGAATTCCTGGGTCGCGCGGCGGCCGCGGGCCTGGCCCAGGTCGACATGGCGCGGCTGTCGGGGCAGGCCCTGGATGCCTTGACTGCGCATGGGCGGCACCAGGCCTTGTTGGACGACCTGCTGGCCCAGGTCGCGGCAGCGGTCGAAGGCGAGGAGGTGCAGGCGCAGATCACCGAGGCGATTGCGCGCGAGATCCGGGCGCTGCGCTATGTCGGCCTGGACCAGGTCACGGCTCGGCTGGCCACGCGCAAGGTCGTGTCGGCAGCCGCGCGCACGGTCGCCGACATGGCGGGCGACCCCGCGCATCCGGTGCGGCAGCGCTTCGATGCGTTCATGCACGAGTTCGTCCACAAGCTCAAGACCGACCCCGAGTTCAAGCGCCGCGGAGAAGCCATCCGCGCTGAGCTGCAGGCGCATCCGGCCATCGGCGAGTACCTTCACGGGCTCTGGAGCGAGCTGCTGGCCTGGTTGCACGACGACCTGGCGAAGAGCGACTCGGAGATCCGGCGGCGCATCGTTGCGATGGCGGGGACGCTGGGCGCGCGCCTGGAGGCCGACGAGGCGATGAGGCGCTGGATCAACGAGCAGATCGTCGATGCGGCGCCGCGTGCCATCGAACGGTACCGGGAGGACATCCGGCGCTACATCGTGGAGCGGGTGGGGCAGTGGAACGCGGAGGAGATGAGCGTGGAACTGGAGAAGCACATCGGGCGGGATCTGCAGTTCATACGGGTCAATGGGACGCTGGTGGGGGGGTTGGTGGGGCTGCTGATTCATTCGGTCACGCAGGCGCTGGCTTGA
- the argE gene encoding acetylornithine deacetylase — translation MPSPHLSNRSLDFAQSLVRMNTVSSRSNLELIDFARDHLAGLGVRSRLTYNADRTKANLFATLGAGKPAGVIVSGHTDTVPWDGQAWSMDPLSALVQDWPQDEHDGEAMQVEPRLYGRGSADMKSFIAIALANAQRFIESDSPFAVHFAFSYDEEVGCFGVRELIADMKEQGVRPLACIVGEPTMMVPAIAHKGVYRYRCCVRGKEAHSSLTPRSVNAIEMAARLVGKLRDMAEGFEREEPRYAGFDVPYSTASVGQFHGGIADNVVPRDAEFRYEFRDLPTADAQRMQKEMRLHANRLEAGMKKIAPEAGFSFETICEIPSFLTTAEDPVTRLAQRLAGEAGTTLVAFGTEAGLFKQAGIPTVVCGPGSITQAHQPDEYVTLAQLARCEQFLQGLAATREIR, via the coding sequence ATGCCGTCCCCCCACCTCTCCAACCGCAGCCTCGATTTCGCTCAGAGCCTGGTGCGCATGAATACCGTGAGCAGTCGCAGCAACCTGGAGCTGATCGACTTCGCGCGCGACCACCTGGCCGGCCTGGGCGTGCGCAGCCGGCTCACCTACAACGCCGACCGGACCAAGGCCAACCTGTTCGCCACGCTGGGCGCAGGCAAGCCGGCGGGCGTGATCGTCTCGGGCCACACCGACACCGTGCCCTGGGACGGGCAGGCCTGGAGCATGGACCCGCTCTCGGCGCTGGTCCAGGACTGGCCGCAGGACGAGCACGACGGCGAGGCGATGCAGGTCGAGCCCCGGCTCTACGGCCGCGGCTCGGCCGACATGAAGAGCTTCATCGCGATCGCGCTGGCCAATGCCCAGCGCTTCATCGAGAGCGACTCGCCCTTCGCGGTGCACTTCGCCTTCAGCTACGACGAGGAGGTGGGCTGCTTCGGCGTGCGCGAGCTGATCGCCGACATGAAGGAGCAGGGCGTCCGGCCGCTGGCCTGCATCGTCGGCGAGCCGACGATGATGGTGCCGGCCATCGCGCACAAGGGCGTCTACCGCTACCGCTGCTGCGTGCGGGGCAAGGAAGCGCATTCCTCGCTCACGCCACGCTCCGTCAACGCGATCGAGATGGCCGCGCGCCTGGTCGGCAAGCTGCGCGACATGGCCGAGGGCTTCGAGCGCGAGGAGCCTCGCTACGCGGGCTTCGACGTGCCCTACAGCACCGCCAGCGTCGGCCAGTTCCACGGTGGCATCGCCGACAACGTGGTGCCGCGCGACGCCGAGTTCCGCTACGAGTTCCGCGACCTGCCCACCGCCGACGCCCAGAGGATGCAGAAGGAAATGCGGCTGCACGCCAATCGCCTCGAGGCCGGCATGAAAAAGATCGCGCCCGAGGCGGGCTTCAGCTTCGAGACCATCTGCGAGATCCCCAGCTTCCTGACCACGGCCGAGGACCCCGTCACACGGCTCGCGCAACGCCTGGCCGGCGAGGCGGGTACCACGCTCGTGGCCTTCGGCACCGAGGCTGGCCTCTTCAAGCAGGCCGGCATCCCGACGGTGGTCTGCGGCCCCGGCAGCATCACCCAGGCCCACCAGCCCGACGAGTACGTGACGCTGGCCCAGCTCGCACGCTGCGAGCAGTTCCTGCAGGGACTCGCGGCGACCCGGGAGATCCGCTGA